From the genome of Phytohabitans rumicis, one region includes:
- a CDS encoding beta-galactosidase → MSLTSHVPAATTAPAGPLPRLTRMAYGGDYNPEQWPEEVWHEDVALMREAGVNLVSVGIFTWALLEPAEGRYDFGWLDRVLELLHEGGIAVDLATPTAAPPAWFSRRHAESRLVNRDGAILGGGARQSFCPSSPAYADAAARITEQLARRYAGHPALVLWHSHNEYGGANALCYCPASAEAFREWLRGRYGSVAALNEAWGTTFWGQRYGDWGEIEPPIAAPTAVNPAQQLDFLRFSSDAHLANYRRERDILHRWSPGIPVTTNFQIANCKTIDYWRWASEVDVVSNDHYLQPENPNNHIELAMCADLTRGVAGGRPWLLMEHSTSAVNWKPRNIAKRPGEMRRNSLAHVARGSEATLFFQWRASRFGAEKFHSAMVPQGGTGTRIWREVVELGADLSRLDEVRGTRVAAEVAVLWDWESWWALELDWRPSADLSYLDRMSAYYEALWRDHLTVDFVHPTGALEGYPLVVVPSLYLTSPAAAANLTRYVEGGGTVVISYFSGIVDATDTLHPGAFPGALRDLLGVAVEEFLPLPAGSSVRLSDGSTADVWTEDVVLQGATAELSYVDGPAAGRPAVTRHAVGAGSAWYVSTRPDAAGLAGVLRRAYADAGVTPPDGVPDGVELVRREGGSASYLIAINHTDHDGAVPASGVELLTGEPCTGTLVVPAGTVRVVRHTP, encoded by the coding sequence ATGTCCCTGACGTCCCACGTTCCGGCAGCCACCACCGCGCCGGCCGGCCCGCTGCCCCGGCTCACCCGGATGGCGTACGGCGGCGACTACAACCCCGAGCAGTGGCCGGAGGAGGTCTGGCACGAGGACGTGGCGCTGATGCGCGAGGCCGGGGTCAACCTGGTCAGCGTCGGCATCTTCACCTGGGCACTGCTGGAGCCGGCCGAGGGCCGCTACGACTTCGGGTGGCTGGACCGCGTACTCGAGCTGCTGCACGAGGGCGGCATCGCGGTCGACCTCGCGACGCCGACCGCCGCGCCACCGGCGTGGTTTTCCCGCCGCCATGCGGAGTCGCGGCTGGTCAACCGGGACGGCGCGATCCTCGGCGGTGGCGCGCGGCAGTCGTTCTGCCCCAGCTCGCCGGCGTACGCGGACGCCGCGGCCCGGATCACCGAGCAGCTCGCCCGCCGCTACGCCGGCCACCCGGCGCTCGTGCTCTGGCACTCACACAACGAGTACGGCGGCGCGAACGCCCTGTGCTACTGCCCCGCCTCGGCGGAGGCGTTCCGGGAGTGGCTGCGCGGCCGGTACGGCTCGGTCGCGGCGCTGAACGAGGCGTGGGGCACCACGTTCTGGGGCCAGCGGTACGGCGACTGGGGCGAGATCGAGCCGCCCATCGCCGCGCCCACCGCGGTCAACCCGGCGCAGCAGTTGGACTTCCTGCGCTTCTCCTCCGACGCGCACCTGGCCAACTACCGGCGCGAGCGGGACATCCTGCACCGCTGGTCCCCCGGCATCCCGGTGACCACGAACTTCCAGATCGCCAACTGCAAGACCATCGACTACTGGCGCTGGGCGTCCGAAGTGGACGTCGTCTCCAACGACCACTACCTGCAACCGGAGAACCCGAACAACCACATCGAGCTGGCCATGTGCGCCGACCTGACCCGGGGCGTGGCCGGCGGCCGGCCCTGGCTGCTGATGGAGCACTCAACCAGCGCGGTCAACTGGAAGCCGCGCAACATCGCCAAGCGCCCCGGCGAGATGCGCCGCAACAGCCTCGCCCACGTGGCCCGGGGCAGCGAGGCGACGCTCTTCTTCCAGTGGCGGGCCTCCCGCTTCGGCGCGGAGAAGTTTCACTCCGCGATGGTGCCGCAGGGCGGCACGGGCACCCGGATCTGGCGCGAGGTGGTCGAGCTGGGCGCGGATCTGTCCAGGTTGGACGAGGTACGCGGGACGCGGGTCGCCGCCGAGGTGGCGGTGCTCTGGGACTGGGAGTCCTGGTGGGCGCTGGAGCTGGACTGGCGGCCATCGGCGGACCTGTCCTACCTGGACCGCATGTCGGCGTACTACGAGGCGCTGTGGCGCGACCACCTGACCGTCGACTTCGTGCATCCCACGGGGGCCCTGGAGGGCTACCCGCTCGTGGTGGTGCCGAGCCTCTACCTCACCAGCCCGGCGGCCGCCGCCAACCTCACCCGGTACGTCGAGGGCGGCGGGACCGTCGTCATCTCGTACTTCTCCGGGATCGTGGACGCCACCGACACGCTGCATCCGGGCGCGTTCCCGGGTGCGCTGCGCGACCTGCTCGGCGTGGCGGTGGAGGAGTTCCTGCCGCTGCCGGCCGGGTCGTCCGTACGGCTGAGTGACGGGTCAACGGCCGACGTGTGGACCGAAGACGTGGTGTTGCAGGGCGCCACCGCCGAGCTGTCCTACGTGGACGGGCCGGCGGCGGGGCGGCCGGCGGTGACCCGGCACGCGGTCGGCGCCGGCTCCGCCTGGTACGTGTCCACCCGCCCCGACGCGGCCGGCCTGGCGGGCGTGCTGCGCCGCGCGTACGCCGACGCGGGCGTGACCCCGCCGGACGGCGTACCCGACGGGGTGGAGCTGGTACGCCGGGAGGGCGGGTCGGCGTCGTACCTGATCGCGATCAACCACACCGACCACGACGGCGCGGTGCCGGCGTCCGGGGTGGAACTGCTCACCGGCGAGCCCTGCACCGGCACCCTCGTGGTACCCGCCGGCACGGTCCGGGTGGTGCGCCACACCCCTTGA
- a CDS encoding glycosyl hydrolase 53 family protein, producing MRTFRLVAVGVAAALISTVPPGAAHAGATVGNPGFEDGLTGWTARGTASIEAGGHAGASRLTTSGAAGASQRISALAKGPYTLRTWVRGAGPATVELDCGRSTERVDVPRTGPDWWVQVAVSAWSGSGRCTIRLGSAAGAWAHFDDVTLAAGGTAPVQIKGADISHLTKNEAYGAVYRDRSGRPGDAVRILRSNGVNYARLKVWVNPADGFNSKATVLAMAKRVKAQRMRLLIDFHYSDAWADPGKQIKPAAWASLGFEDLKQALYDHTYDVLAGLRAQGTPADMAQVGNEINGGLLWPDGRWDNWDGMAALLTAGSTAVKAASPSTKVVLHLAEGANNGGHRWWFDNAVSRGVPFDVIGVSHYVYWHGPLGALQYNLFDLSARYGKPIALVETAYGFTLEQDDHETNIFNASLEAAAGYPATPQGQTEALRDMFNVVAAVPNTLGVFYWEPTWTAVTGAGWDPADPSSGTVGKTRPCSTTPAGRCPRSRCSGGSDATFPRAPRRGAAADSGGAGRRGVHIDQHRVRVGPGRVDRKRLHRVRWALRQPPHPLGVRRLPVGDVPDADRARQRVVHGPGLGPVGRWPEGGVPGAEELRRRRAAGERAGQRRLDADLGDHHRLQWTVHGEPLLRRQCG from the coding sequence ATGAGGACGTTCCGGCTGGTCGCGGTCGGGGTGGCCGCGGCCCTGATATCCACTGTCCCACCCGGCGCCGCGCACGCCGGTGCCACGGTAGGCAACCCCGGCTTCGAAGACGGCCTGACCGGCTGGACCGCGCGCGGCACGGCCAGCATCGAGGCCGGCGGGCACGCGGGTGCGTCCCGGCTCACCACGTCCGGCGCGGCCGGCGCTAGCCAGCGGATCTCCGCCCTCGCCAAGGGGCCGTACACGCTGCGGACCTGGGTGCGTGGCGCCGGGCCGGCCACCGTCGAGCTCGACTGCGGGCGGTCCACCGAGCGCGTGGACGTGCCGCGCACCGGCCCGGACTGGTGGGTGCAGGTCGCGGTGAGCGCGTGGTCCGGATCCGGCCGCTGCACGATCCGGCTGGGGTCGGCTGCGGGCGCCTGGGCCCACTTCGACGACGTCACGCTGGCGGCGGGCGGGACCGCCCCGGTCCAGATCAAGGGCGCGGACATCTCGCACCTGACGAAGAACGAGGCGTACGGCGCGGTCTACCGGGACCGCTCCGGCCGGCCCGGCGACGCGGTGCGGATCCTGCGGTCGAACGGCGTCAACTACGCGCGCCTCAAGGTGTGGGTCAACCCCGCCGACGGCTTCAACAGCAAGGCGACGGTGCTCGCCATGGCCAAGCGGGTCAAGGCGCAGCGCATGCGGCTGCTGATCGACTTCCACTACTCGGACGCCTGGGCCGACCCGGGCAAGCAGATCAAGCCGGCGGCGTGGGCTTCCTTGGGGTTCGAGGACCTCAAGCAGGCGCTCTACGACCACACGTACGACGTACTCGCCGGGCTGCGCGCGCAGGGCACGCCGGCCGATATGGCCCAGGTCGGCAACGAGATCAACGGTGGTCTCCTGTGGCCGGACGGGCGCTGGGACAACTGGGACGGCATGGCGGCGCTCCTGACCGCGGGCAGCACGGCCGTCAAGGCCGCGTCACCGTCCACAAAGGTCGTGCTGCACCTGGCCGAGGGCGCCAACAACGGCGGGCACCGCTGGTGGTTCGACAACGCCGTCTCCCGGGGCGTGCCGTTCGACGTCATCGGGGTGTCGCACTACGTCTACTGGCACGGCCCACTCGGCGCGTTGCAGTACAACCTCTTCGACCTGTCCGCCCGGTACGGCAAGCCGATCGCCCTCGTGGAGACCGCGTACGGCTTCACCCTGGAGCAGGACGACCACGAGACCAACATCTTCAACGCCTCGCTGGAGGCGGCCGCCGGCTACCCGGCCACCCCGCAGGGGCAGACCGAGGCGCTGCGGGACATGTTCAACGTCGTCGCCGCCGTGCCGAACACGCTCGGCGTCTTCTACTGGGAGCCCACCTGGACCGCGGTGACCGGCGCCGGCTGGGACCCGGCCGATCCCTCCTCGGGGACGGTTGGGAAAACCAGGCCCTGTTCGACTACTCCGGCCGGGCGCTGCCCGCGCTCAAGGTGTTCGGGAGGTTCTGATGCGACGTTTCCTCGTGCCCCTCGTCGCGGCGCTGCTGCTGATTCAGGCGGTGCCGGCCGGCGCGGCGTCCACATTGACCAACACCGGGTTCGAGTCGGGCCTGGCCGGGTGGACCGGAAACGGCTACACCGAGTCCGGTGGGCGCTCCGGCAACCGCCTCACCCACTGGGCGTCCGGCGCCTACCTGTGGGAGACGTACCAGACGCTGACCGGGCTCGCCAACGGGTCGTACACGGCCCGGGTCTGGGTCCGGTCGGGCGGTGGCCAGAAGGCGGCGTACCTGGCGCTGAAGAACTGCGGCGGCGCCGAGCAGCGGGCGAACGTGCCGGCCAGCGACGCCTGGACGCAGATCTCGGTGACCACCACCGTCTCCAATGGACAGTGCACGGTGAGCCTCTTCTCCGACGCCAATGCGGGTAA
- a CDS encoding glycoside hydrolase family 53 protein has product MTTTVSNGQCTVSLFSDANAGNWASFDDVSFSTSGSGSTIQIRGVDISTLKKSEDRGGVYRDSAGTQRDALAIVRSSGANYGRLKVWVNPADGYNNKARVLTMASRIKGQGMKLLVDFHYSDSWADPGKQNKPAAWASLSFTALRQAVYDHTYDVLNALKAQGTTADMVQVGNEINDGMLWPDGRSSNWANLASLLTAGSNAVKAVSSSTQVMLHLAEGGNNSQHRWWFDQATSRGVPFDVIGVSHYLYWHGSAASLQANINDLASRYGKPIVVAETAYGFTLAQEDGEPNIFNSSLQSAGGYPATAQGQADALRAIFNVVKAVPNGRGLGVFYWEPTWTAVTGNGWDPTNPSSGNGWENQALFDYADRALPGLAVLGTA; this is encoded by the coding sequence GTGACCACCACCGTCTCCAATGGACAGTGCACGGTGAGCCTCTTCTCCGACGCCAATGCGGGTAACTGGGCGAGCTTTGACGATGTGAGTTTCTCTACCAGTGGGAGTGGCAGCACCATCCAGATCCGCGGCGTCGACATCTCCACGCTGAAGAAGAGCGAGGACCGGGGCGGCGTCTACCGGGACAGCGCCGGCACCCAGCGCGACGCCCTGGCGATCGTCCGGTCGAGCGGCGCCAACTACGGCCGGCTCAAGGTGTGGGTCAACCCCGCCGACGGCTACAACAACAAGGCCCGGGTGCTCACCATGGCCAGCCGCATCAAGGGTCAGGGCATGAAGCTGCTCGTCGACTTCCACTACTCCGACTCGTGGGCCGACCCCGGCAAGCAGAACAAGCCGGCTGCCTGGGCGTCCCTGTCGTTCACCGCGCTGCGCCAGGCCGTCTACGACCACACGTACGACGTACTGAACGCGCTGAAGGCACAGGGCACCACGGCCGACATGGTCCAGGTGGGCAACGAGATCAACGACGGCATGCTGTGGCCGGACGGGCGCTCGTCCAACTGGGCCAACCTGGCTTCGCTGCTGACCGCCGGCAGCAACGCGGTCAAGGCGGTCTCGTCGTCGACCCAGGTGATGCTGCACCTGGCCGAGGGCGGCAACAACAGCCAGCACCGGTGGTGGTTCGACCAGGCCACGAGCCGGGGCGTGCCGTTCGACGTGATCGGGGTGTCGCACTACCTCTACTGGCACGGGTCGGCGGCGAGCCTGCAGGCCAACATCAACGACCTGGCCTCCCGGTACGGCAAGCCGATCGTGGTCGCCGAGACGGCGTACGGCTTCACCCTGGCCCAGGAGGACGGCGAGCCGAACATCTTCAACTCGTCGCTGCAATCGGCCGGCGGCTACCCGGCCACCGCGCAGGGCCAGGCCGACGCGCTGCGCGCCATCTTCAACGTGGTCAAGGCGGTCCCGAACGGCCGCGGCCTGGGCGTCTTCTACTGGGAACCCACCTGGACCGCGGTAACCGGCAACGGCTGGGACCCCACCAACCCAAGCTCCGGCAACGGCTGGGAGAACCAGGCCCTCTTCGACTACGCCGACAGGGCCCTGCCCGGACTGGCGGTGCTCGGCACCGCGTAA
- a CDS encoding PadR family transcriptional regulator: protein MGFRRQFDHLHEARQRGFGFGPPFGGPWGGHGHGHGRRGRGPGGRRQNVRAAVLALLAERPMHGYEMIRELESRTGGIWRPSPGSIYPTLQLLEDEGLIVAETGEGRKRFALTEAGREEATRAAEAPPWNEFADDTVSQAQDFRDAAFGIMNALRQVGFNGTDEQRTRALEVLTETKRKLYAILAESE from the coding sequence ATGGGATTCCGCAGACAGTTCGACCACCTCCATGAGGCCCGCCAGCGTGGCTTCGGCTTCGGTCCCCCGTTCGGGGGCCCCTGGGGTGGTCACGGACACGGACACGGCCGTCGTGGCCGCGGTCCGGGCGGTCGCCGGCAAAACGTGCGGGCCGCGGTGCTCGCCCTGCTGGCCGAGCGCCCCATGCACGGCTACGAGATGATCCGTGAGCTGGAGAGCCGCACCGGCGGCATCTGGCGCCCGAGCCCCGGCTCCATCTACCCGACGCTGCAGCTGCTCGAGGACGAGGGCCTGATCGTCGCGGAGACCGGCGAGGGCCGCAAGCGGTTCGCGCTCACCGAGGCCGGCCGCGAGGAGGCCACCCGGGCCGCCGAGGCCCCGCCGTGGAACGAGTTCGCCGACGACACCGTGTCGCAGGCGCAGGACTTCCGGGACGCCGCGTTCGGCATCATGAACGCGCTGCGCCAGGTGGGCTTCAACGGCACCGACGAGCAGCGGACCCGCGCGCTGGAGGTCCTGACCGAAACCAAGCGCAAGCTGTACGCCATCCTCGCCGAGTCGGAGTGA